AAATACCAAGTAGATTGTATATCATTTTTATAACCACATAAAAGCTATGAAAGCATTTTAAAGTCAAAGAGAACCATACAAGTAAACAGAACCAATTCCCTTcagaaagaaaatctgaattgtTTCTATACAAGAAATTGCTTCAAGTTTTGCATTTCTTCTGCTCTTACTTCACTAATAGGGTACCCATTGGGCTGTGATATGATATGAGCTCCTACACTGCTTAGACAACCTTTATTTAAACCTAAAGGAGAATAGTTATTTATGGgccaaaattctatttaaatgacTATGATTTCACAGTCCATTAGTAAAAGTCATTGGAGATTGGTCAACtgagaaagaaggcactctttacCTCTCTATCAGGTACtcaactaaagctaaaaaagggGGGCGAGGAAAGTGCTGAAATAAAATAGGTCTGCTCGTATTGACACGCCTTTCATTTGAGAATCCCCAAATCCATCTCAGAAAAGGATTCATTTCAAATCATGTTTATACATTTTTCATCAACAGCAAAATAGCTTTAGGAAAACTACAGTCTTGAGCCCTAAGGGCTTTAGTTAAAATGGCTAATTTGATATTGTTGGTTATTAATTCTTAGAATTCCCCTGAGTCTTATTTGTTTCCCTTTCCTCCAAATGCTCCTGTAAGAACACCTAAAAGTAATAGTATGCCAACACAATAATTAGGAAATGGCTCAATAGATTGTAATACATAAACATAGTAAATATTACTACatcaccaaaaaataaaagaattcaggGAAACCTAGATTTCTGaatgaaagtagcagaaccagcaAAATAATATGCATAATGACAGCAATGTCAATCTAAGCTTAGCCCCAGAAAGGAGTTGAGAAAATGTACCTACCTCCTTTCATAGAAGAGGCTGAAGACTGTTGATGTGAAATGTTGCATATACTGTCAGACTCAATATACAGGTTGCTGGacaattatttatcttttttaataagGGAGTGTTATGGGAAGGGGTAAGTGGAAGGAATAGttggaaattaaggtaatttttttcctaataaaaaaaCTGAGGATAATCCCCTCTATAGGTAAAAAGTTTCTGAATTATCAATGCTTACATAAATGCTAAATTTCACCGACTTTAGCAAAAGTGGTACTAAAAGTAGAATAGTAAGTGAGTTTATTTCTCATTTGGTATATAAACTAAATATTAAGGGACTTAGGGAAAAAAACTTATTAACAGGCAGCCCAAAATTTTCACAagtaaaataaatacacacattttATATTGCCACTGTGGTGGACATGCTTTCACAgaccttgatcatttgttctacCCAATGAATAAAATTCTTTGTTGGGTATCAGGTCAATAAAATGAGCAATACGATTAGACAtacaaaagaaagcagaaatggAAGCTATATCCCAGGCATCTTCTCTATCAAAACCATGCAACTCcagctttttaaaatgttcttctgtTATGTCATCAGCCCGACTAACAGCAAGAGCAAATTCTAGCATAGCTAACTCTCGAGGTGATAACTCAGCCTTTTTCCAATTAATGGTGACCTGtaggaaaacaagagaaaaacaattaagagtaCTGCCATAATTATAAGCCCATTATGAATTTGATATTAGGAAtaaaataggggcagctaggtggctctggagattgagagccagacctagagagccagtcctaggttctaatctggcctcagacacttcctagatgtgtggccctgggtaagttgTTTAaccctcccattgcctagcccttagaatcaattgattctaagacagaaggttaagcgtttaaaaaagaaaaaaagaactggattATACCAAAAAGccagtgcatccctctttctcacaccttcattttattttttagatattatCCCATCATAGTTGACTCACTGCTGTCTCCTGTCTATGTATAGTCCCTCTAACAGTCTtactaataataaaattctttggagttacaagtatcatctttaCATggaggaatgtaaacagtttaacatTACTAAATCTCTTATGAGTTCTcgttcctgtttattttttttatacttGAGTTTCatatttgaaagtaaaattttttattcagctcttgccttttcattaggaattcctgaaagtcctccatttcattaaaaatacatttttctccctgaaggattatactcagttttacaAGGTAAATGATTCCTGGATCCAATCCTAGctactttgccctctggaatatgatattccaaccACTCCAGTTCTTTAATGTAAAAATTGCTAGATCTTGTTATCTTGACTGTAGCTCCATGATATATGAGTTATTTCTAgctatttgcaatattttctccttgacctgagagctctggaatttggcaataataCTCTCAGGAGTTTTCATTGGAGATCTCTTATAAGAGGTGATTAGTGcactcttcccatttcttttttaagtttaagttgtagttctaggatatcagggaggttttgtttgaaaatttcttaaaatatgttatttaggctttttttgaaatcatggctttcaagtgGTCCAATATTTCTTAAATGATCTATCCTCAATCTATTTTCAAAATCAGTTGTTTTCcccaatataatattttatattttcttctatttttttaatttttttttgttttattgtatcttgatgtctcatggagttaatagcttccatttgctcaattctaattttaaaggaattattttcttcagtgatcaTTTGTACCTACTTTTCTATTTGGCCAGATgtacttgtttcttttttaaaacccttaccttctgtcttagaatcctgtgtattgattccaaagcagaaccgagtggtaagggctaggcaatgagggttaagtgacttgcccagggtcacacagctaggaagtgtctgaggccagatttgaaccgaggacctcccatctctgggcctggctctcaatccagagccACCCAAATGCACcccctagatttatttttaaagatgtgCTCTGTGGTGGGGTTGGAAGGGACACTGTGTCAAGCTTCAAGTTTTCCATGCTGCTGTTTTCTCTAAGGAGAGGTGTGGGCACTGCTCTCCACCCCCGTGCTCTGCTCTGTGCATGATCATAAGCACTCTTCTCCACCAAAGAACTGTCACCATGTTCCCTGTCCCTGGTGGCCGAACTTTCCAGTATTCTGGTGCTCTTCTTGCCCTGGGACAGAGGCCCAGAACCAAGTGTGGGCAACACTAGAGTCCTGGACCAGTGCCAGCAGAAAGAACTCTTAATTTCCATCTGAGCAGTTGTCTGATCCCACTACCATTCATGGGCTGAGAACTCTAGGAGAATCTGCTGCTGACTGCGTCACAACCCAAGAACTGCTGCTGGCTTGTCAGGATGAGGCTGCACTGGACTGCACTTCATTCTCACCCCAGTGAGGCAGTACTTTCTGCGTGACCTCCTAAATTGTCTTGGGATGGAAAATTGTTTCACATCAAGCCCTTTTGTTGATTTTGCTGCTTCAAAATTCActttgagatattattttaaagttgtttagaggaGAATTTGGGAGGGCTCAGGCAAGTCCCTCCCTTTATTCTTGTCATTTTTGCTCAATCTCTCTCTCACACTTTAAATAACCTAAGCAAAtaaattttagttcatttttcaaagaaatttcaaaatgtatcatttttataacaaagtatataataaaaaataatgtaacaTATATAGATAAAATCTTTTCGCATTTTCatgaaacacaaaataaatagtaAGTTAGTCTTGGAGCCacgaagatctgagttcaagtctcacatCCTATACATATTGTGGCACATACAGGGACCCTAGACAAGTCTGAACCTCTTTTTGCTTTAGACAACTTTctaaaagttgcagagaaagtgctgACTTGCATTGGTAGGGGATGTTTACTCATCTATGAGCTCCCTATGTCAATGGAATCAAAGTTCCAATCCCTAATCCTATAATTTTCATATCATAACAAAATAACCATGAGAGTTATTATTAAAGTAATAAGTGGGCTTGAGATGTTTTTGATACAAAATTTCTCAAATCATGGTGTCATTCATAATATTGCCACAAATTCTTTAAAGAATTACACTATAGATACAATATGTTGCCTTTACAATagctataataaaaagaaataatcctgTTTCACAGAAAATTGTTATGAAAAGAAAATCTGGATCATTCTGTTCATTAACCATAGAACTTTTTTCCACCTAgtcaaaaaattcaaatatttttccaatgcACTCTTAAACAATGAGtctactaatttttttcttatttagatgaaacaaaacaaaatatattctatttGTCCATTGCAATCAGGTCCTTTATGTGAACATATTAAAAGTATcttttgttgttcacttgtttcaatcttgtccaagtcttcttgaccccatttaagttttttgggtttttttttttttggcaaagatattagagtggtttgccatttccttctccagctcattttacaaatgagaaaactaaagcaaacagtgttaagtgacttacccagggtcacacagctagtgcatatctaaggccaaatttgaactccagaagatgagtctCCCGATTCCAAGTTCAATGCTTTACCCACTACACCAACCTAGCTGCCTTAAAAGTATCTAggtcttttaaaataaagagaattgCTTCTGTTGACTGGTCAAATCTTTAATAAACTGGCTTTTACATCTATTTCATTCATAAGggagttgttttttaatttgaaaaacagcaaaaatatgattttttgacATAACCAATTGCTTTTTTCATAAATCCAGATTCACTGTTTCAGGATGAAAGCATATTTTTTCAGAAGGATCTACCAAATATGGGAATTTCAGGAGAAAGTACCTGTTATAAAGTAAAACTGcttcatctttattattattaagaggaatgtgttttattcttttaattctaaTACCCTTCAAGAaacctacatatttaaaaaaacacataagTCTGCAAGGTATATTTAGGTTTGCCCATTTCTCAACATGTGGTCTctcatttaaagtattttaattcaATGGTGTCAAACAAGGGCCATTAAATCGTAGATAACAATCCTTGCTAGCCACATGTCAACTTAGAAAACAACATCATAACGTTATTTATGCTCTATTGTACTTTAactgatttcattaaatatttcccaacattttaatCAGGTTCCTCAACATTCCTACAATGTGCCTAGAGGGTTTGACACTATGCTTTagttgttaattttaaaaatgtcaattttAAATTCTTCTCTATTGAGTATTCAGTAAGTGTTTGCCTTAAACATTTGTTTAAATTTCCTATGTACCTATAAAATATGATGGGTTCCTATGGTTTCACAATAATAAAGAACTACTCTGCATTCTGCCCCATGTTGTCATATCATTTTATACAGTGCTTTTCTCTTAATGGACCATTTTCCACAAAGCTGATTACTCTTCTGGCTAAAAAACCTGTAGCTCCTCATATATATTTCTCAATACAAATGATTGAGAAGCACGTAATGTATCCAAATTGTACATATCACCACCTTACTAGTTGGGAGACCTGTGTTTCATCCCAATATTAGTCGTGTAACTTTAACAGTATAAAATCCAATGTGGCTTTCCcatattatatcatttttgttaaaaatctgttaatttgggggcagctgggtggctcagtggattgagagtcaggcccagagacaggaggtcctaggttcaaagctggcctcagccacttcccagctgtgtgaccctgggcaagtcacttgactcccattgcctagcccataccactcttctgctttggagccaatacacagtatcaactccaagacggaaggtaagggtttaaaaaaaaaaatctgttaatttatgttgaaattttcttttgttgCATGTATGGACATCAATAGATTTGCTAAGTAACAGATTTTCCTTAACATCAATTTCACCCAAGGATTGCATACACATAAATCAAATCTTTAACTATACTTGTTACTTGATCTACTTGCAATGAAAAAGTTTCCCAATTAATTTGTCCCAAGTTTTCATAAGTTATTCCAAGCCTCATTTCAAACACATCAAAGTTGTAGGTGGCATCAAATTGGGCTTTTTATAGACAGCAATTCTGTAAGATGCAACTAGTCCTTTTGATGtcacagacttttaaaaaaaaacttggtttGCTTATCAAAAGCATCTTTTTATTAGGGAAAATGTTCATCTTTTCCTTATATTCTGCCCTTCTACAAGTTGTTTCAACTTACTACCTCTTGACAGCTTAATCATGTGTAAAAAGCCAATTCAACAGTCTTTCTTCATTGTTAATAAGAGTACTTTATAAATTCTAATTATAAATAGAATATGTAATATTTTCTGAATTTAGGCTTTTTACtagatatttctatatttctgatACTTTAGTGTATCTTTTATCTATCATCATGAAGGaagatttcactttttaaaaattataatagagACACTAAAAAATTTAAGACATTTAAATTTACTTAatgaacattttaattattacaattgttcaagttatttcaatttttttaagttacaggTTTTTGGGAAACCAGGATGCTGTACTTTCCAAAATGAATGACATCAGGAAATACAACAGATGATGATGATACTTTTAACTTCCATTCAAAAATGGTTTAATTCCAAGTTTATACACATTATTATGTCCTAGAAAGTTCACAAGTATGACAAAGACCTTAACTAGAAATATTTTCATGTAGAGTAAAAAAAATTTGTTGAAAGGAGAAGATTGTTGCCCACTCAAAAAAACTGTCATAGACCTAAAACAAAGCCCTATTCACCCTGTCCTAGTTAAGACTCTGGCCAAGGTTTGAAAACATTCAAAAAATACTAACCTAGAAGACAGAAGAACCAAAGGTGTTATGTGAATGTAAACTTGATTTATCAAAGATtgcataaatataaatttagGGATAGTGTTGAGCTAACAAAAACTGGCTAACCAAGCTAGTGCTCAAACTATTTTCACAAATGAAATATTCACATCAATTTAGTCCaacactcttattttacagataaagaaactaagacccaagaaagtgaaatgattttGTCAGTCACATGGTTACCATCAAGTAATTGCTTTAGAAAACTAATAGTTAATATAAGATGCCAAGCTTAATAGAGCATTGTATAGATATAGCATGAACTGCCAATGGCAAAAACTATAAATTAAAGTGTAGCCACATAACAAGAATTAAACCCCAAAGCACAAAACTTTACCAAGAGAATCAAAAACTAGTTATAAGTTTATAAAGAGCACTGTTCTACATTTTGTCCCATTAATAATTCCTTTAAACAAGTTTTTGAAGTCAAATGGCACTCTTACTCATAAAAGAGACTtcaaaagaaagtattttttttttcagtttaaataCTAACCTGATCAGCCAGAACAGCATTTTTGGAATACATTCTGTGCAGAGCACTATGAGCAATCACACAATAGGGACACCTATTACTAACACTTGTAGCAACGATGATGAGTTCTTTATCAGTCTTGCTGAGGTGACCtatataaaaaaaatacacacacaagaTAATATTCATATACAAATCCCTGGAAcggaaaacataaataaatgcaCAGAGCTTAAAGCCATTTCAAAAAGAATGAAGTTTAAAATGAGACTGCAACCACTGAAGTTGTAGCCTCATTTCACAGTGAACTGACCATGAAGCCAAAGACATATGGGAATCCAAGCATTCTTGCAACATTGAATTtcatcagtgaaaaaaaaaatgaatttcatcaGTGAAAACAACCTATAGGAATCTTCTAGTCAAATAAGTCAAGaaacctttttctctcctttgggaTATCTATTTCTAATCTAAGGAATTCTATAAATTATGCTAAGCAGTTATGCTATCTCCTGACCACTACTTTAGCAGGAAGGTCATTTTTCCTTACTTTCTATTATCATTTCCTGGTATCTAGAATGTTGACTTCACTCCTTTCCACTTGTTCAGATTTCCACCTATCCTGCAAAGCCCTATGTTCTCTGGAATGCCCGCCTTCCTGAACATGTCAGTGGGGAGCTTCAAGAAGAAATCAAACcatagaaggtaaaggagagaactgcagaggaagaaggaggaacaGAACAACTTTCAGAGAAATTTGGTAGTGAAGACACAGGATAATATAAAGAgagaatggtcattttttttttaagcaaagatttttttttcaagatgaagacatttttatgttttaaggCACAGGAAGGAGTCAATAAAGAGGGATATATTGAAGCTTCAAGaccaagaagaaagtgaaatgagcTAAGATCAAGTCCTGATTCATGCTTTCTCTAGAAATCATATGGCTGGCTACAAAAACAATGCCCCGACCTTAGCTTAGTAGCTTCAGACTACACTTGTGATGAAGTAGAAAATACAACTTATACTTAgttcctttttgttgtttttttttaacccgtaccttctgtcttagaatcactttgtactggttccaaggcagaagggtggtaaaagtgaggcaatgggaattaagtgacttgcccagggtcacatggttaggaagtgtctgaggtcacatttgaacctattTCGCATTTCTGGgaatggctctcaattcactga
The window above is part of the Monodelphis domestica isolate mMonDom1 chromosome 7, mMonDom1.pri, whole genome shotgun sequence genome. Proteins encoded here:
- the LOC100019116 gene encoding uncharacterized protein LOC100019116 encodes the protein MSLLLRLLRPRLGSCVPRLLANRLGSLSTFPVRSPSGDSQPEELRKPIGRYPIPYKKELPFDIVELMEEVEKKTGFLPNIFKVLAHRPGEFRAFFAYYNAIINKETGHLSKTDKELIIVATSVSNRCPYCVIAHSALHRMYSKNAVLADQVTINWKKAELSPRELAMLEFALAVSRADDITEEHFKKLELHGFDREDAWDIASISAFFCMSNRIAHFIDLIPNKEFYSLGRTNDQGL